The Sulfurimonas sp. HSL3-2 genome segment GATTTTGCACCGACATCAAATGCACCGCGGTTTGCAGCTTCCATGATCCCGGGTCCGCCTCCGGTCATAATAGTGACACGGCAATCATCGGCACCTTTGCCACTGCTGCCGACAAGTGAACCAAACTTTCTCGCATCATCATAATAGACACTTTTTTCAAGCATTCTTTGAGCTGTGTTCATCTTTGAACGAACCTCTTGGCTTGAAGGATTTTTATCAAGCTCTTTTTGAAGCTGATTCAACTTTTTCTTTGCTGTTTTATATTCTACCGCTCTAGAACTTCCAAAAACACCTATCGTATGTTCTATACCCAGTCTGTGCATAACAAGCTCTGCTTTTAGATAATCAAGCTCAAGACGTATCCCTCTTGCTTCATAGGAGTTCATGAACCCCATATCTTCAAGTGCTATTTTATAGCTGTCACTTTCTACCAGCTTTTTAACCAGCTCTTCTGCATGAGGATCCTCTTTTACAGATTTAGGATGCCGCCACGGCATAGTCTCGTTGATATGATTATTTTTATCACTCAATACAAACTCCTACAAATGAATGTAAAGTCATTATACTATGAAATTTGTTTATAATCTTTGAAAATTAAGGGATGGATAAAGAGAGAAAGAATCAGTGTCTCATTTATAGAGACAATGATCTAAAAGTTATTAGAATTGAAATTTAAAACCTACATATGCAGAACGGTTATAGTTCTTGTCGACTGTCGTTCCCGAGATATCATAATTTGTATCAAGAGATCTGTATCCAAGAGTAATACGACCATTTTGTATAATCTCGACATCAAAATTAACACGATACTCTAAAAAGTTTTTTGCATCGTTCATACATAAGACTTCAGGAGCATAGTAAACGCTACCGCCTAAATAAAGAGGTACTGTAGTATCAATAGGAAGTCTATATCCCGCTTCGACACCTAAAGGGATCGATGTGAAATCACGTGTACTTGTACCGATTTTCGCTTGAGTATAGTTTGCTTTTACACCAAGACCAAGTGATAATCCGCTGTTTGAGACCTCTTTTTTCATTAAAAAGTTCAGTTCATAGTAAGCATGATCATTTTTAGTGAAATCACCATGATCTTCATTCCCTTTTAAATATCTAGCACCTAAAAAGACGGTATTCGGCTCAACCGTATCATTGAACTGACCCATATCTAAATGAGCACCAACCTCTAAGTCTTTGTCATTTATATTGATATCAACGCCATGCATAGCAAATGCAGCAGCTACACTCACACTGAGTAATCCAAGTTTTTTTAACATAATTTGCCTTGTATCTTTTGAATTGTCTTTGTCGTACTTTTGCCATCGACAAAATCGACTAATCTCAGTTCACCAGCAAATTCAGTTCCAACTACATCTTTTCCTTCGTAATCTCCACCCTTTACCAAGACATCAGGAGATATCATCTTTATAAGCTCATACGGAGTGTCTTCAGTAAAAGGAACTACATAATCAACTGCCTCAAGTGCTGCCAATATATAAGCTCTGTCTTCAGCCATATTTACAGGACGACTTTCACCTTTTAGACGACGGACCGATTCATCTGAATTGAGTCCGACTATAAGTACATCTCCAAAACTTTTTGCGACCTGCAGATACTTCACGTGTCCTACATGTAAGATATCAAAACAGCCGTTTGTAAAAACGATCTTTTTACCGTTCATCTTACAGCGTGAGACAATCTTGTCTATATCTTCAAAACTTTTTATATGTGCATCAGAACTACTTTTATGCAGAGCCGCCTCATACTCCTCTATCTCATCAAGAGTGACCGTAGCAGAACCGATCTTTCCTACTACTACTCCCGCTGCCAGGTTTGCAAACTTACAGCTTTCACCTATAGTTTTACCCGCACTTAGCGAATATGCGATAGACGCTATTACAGTATCACCCGCACCGGTGACATCATAGACCTCTTTTGCGACAGTAGGAAATTTTTTTACACTGTCATCAAATATCGCTATACCGTCTTCACTCAAAGTGATCATCGAAATATTGAGTTCACACTCGTTTTTAAGTTTTAAAAGTGCATCTTTTAAAGCTTCATCACTGTTTATATCTATCTTTGTAGCAAGAGCTGCCTCTTTTTTATTTGGGGTTAAAAGGTATGCACCTTTATACTTTGCGTAATCGCTCCCTTTCGGATCGACTAAAACTTTTTTACCCATTTCCCTAGCTATTTTGATCACACCCTGACAAAGAGACGAAGTCAACACTCCCTTCCCGTAATCAGAAAGTATTATCGCATCATATAAAGAGATAGATTTTTCTAAAGAAGCGAGTATCTTGCTTGTAGATCTCTCATCGATCGCATCTTTACTCTCTTTGTCATAACGGAGGACTTGCTGCGACACTGCTATAACACGACTCTTCTTACTCGTTTTACGTCCTGTTTGTAAAACTAGGTCATCTGTTTTCACACCGATGCTTTGAAGCATTGCAGTAAGCTCTTTTCCGTTGCTGTCATCTCCGATAACACTGCTAACACTTACGTTAGCACCAAGTGTAACAAGGTTATTGATAACATTACCGGCCCCACCCAAAACTGTCGTCTCTTTTGCGATATCGACGACCTGTACAGGTGCTTCAGGAGAGATACGTTCACAGCTTCCCCACAGATAGTGGTCAAGCATCAGATCACCGATGACTAAGATATTCGGTTTTGCACTTTTTAAAATTTCCATCTATTTTTTCACTTCCGTTTGATATAAACGTTCGATCTCTGAGATATACGCTTTTATCCCGTCTTCCATCTCGTAAGCCGGCTCGTAGCCCAAGCCTTCTCTTGTCTCTTCGATATCCGCTTCCGTATGGAACTGGTATCTTCCCACAAACGGATTAGGAATATATTCACACTCCAATGCAGTTCCCAGTTCTCGCTGCAGGATATCCACGATATCCTGAAAACTTCTTGCTTTTCCCGTACCGACATTGTAGATTCCGCTTTTTTTAGGCTGCATCGCTTTTATATTCGCCTGAATGATATCTTCGATGAAGATAAAGTCGCGAAGTATCTTGTCGCTTCCTTCAAAAAGACGCGGATTTTTTCCTGCAAGTATCTGATGACCGAACTGCAGTACCATAGAAGCCGTCGTATTTTTAAAATACTCTCTCGGACCGTAGACATTGAAATATCTCAGTCCCACAATAGAAATATTTGTTTTAGCCATATACTCACGGCTTAGATAATCCATACTGAGCTTAGAAAATCCATATACATTCTGAGGTGCTTCGCGTCCTACGCGCTGAGGAGAAGCAGCATCACCGTAAGTCGCTGCAGATGAAGCATAGATCATATTTGCATTATGAGCGACAGCAAGATCAAGCAGGTCTTTATATGCATTTACATTGGTTTTTATCATAAGATCTTGTTCTAACGCGGTCGTATCAGATATAGCAGCTTCGTGAAATATATAATCAAATTTGTAATTTTTTTCTAGGTCTTTTAAAAGCTCTTTATCGTTAATGTCTCCGCTGATCACCTCACCCGTAAAACCTATCAAATTTTTAAAATGTCCAAAACTTTTTAGGTTTCCGTTTGAAAGAGTCTCTCCGCTTCTGAAACTGTCCAGAACTACGACTTTCGCATCCGGATGATTATTTTGAAAGTAAAATGCCAAGTTAGAGCCGATAAATCCTGCCCCGCCTGTAATTAAAATAGTTTTATTTGTTAATTCATCGTCAATGTATCGCATCTTCACACTCTTTATAATAAATTTAAGACAAATGATACCAAATCCCTCATTAACAGTCATTTAAGAGTTAAAATATTATAATAGGTGTGAAAATTTTAATCTTTGGAGAAAAGAATATGAAAAAAATCGTTACTGCTTCTGTAATAGCTGCTGCTGTTGCTTCAACTTTAATGGCTGCTGCTGTTGATCCAGCTAAATGTGCTGGTTGTCATGGTGCAAGCTTTGAGAAAAAAGCTCTAGGTCAATCTAAAATCGTTAAAGATATGACTCATGCTGAGATTACAAAAGCTCTTAAAGGTTATAGAGATGTTCCAGGTTTCGGACACTCTCCAGCAAAAGGTGCAATGGCTGGTCAAGCTAAAGCATACACTGACGCTGAGCTAGAAGCATTCGCAAAAACTATCGGTAAATAATTTTTTACTACCTTCTACCTAAGGTCTTCTTAGGTAGAAAACTTCTTTCTATAAACTTCATCACTTTACTTTTCATCACAAACTGATTATAATCGTTAAAAAAGATTAGGAGTGTGATATGAACAAAGCTATTTTTTTACTTGTAAGCGTATCGATATCAATGTTTGCAGAAGACGGAGCGTCTATTTATGCACAAAACTGCCAAAACTGTCATGGTGATGATGGCAAAAAAGCGGCTCTCAACAAAGCAGCACCCATAGCAGGATGGGATAAAGCAAAGACTATTGAAGCGCTTAACGGCTATAAAGACGGTTCAAGGAATACAACAGGTCTTGGGAAGATCATGACTCCAAAGGTCAAGACATTAACGGATGAGCAGATAAGTGCTGTATCTGAATATATAGCTACTCTAAAG includes the following:
- a CDS encoding LOG family protein: MSDKNNHINETMPWRHPKSVKEDPHAEELVKKLVESDSYKIALEDMGFMNSYEARGIRLELDYLKAELVMHRLGIEHTIGVFGSSRAVEYKTAKKKLNQLQKELDKNPSSQEVRSKMNTAQRMLEKSVYYDDARKFGSLVGSSGKGADDCRVTIMTGGGPGIMEAANRGAFDVGAKSIGLNINLPHEQFPNPYITPELCFQFHYFAIRKLHFLNRAKALVVYPGGFGTFDELFEILTLVQTEKSIAIPIVLVSKYFWNRAVNLEFLREEGVISYSDIDIFHIVDNAEEAWAYITKWYEKKGEPLFNHKKE
- a CDS encoding YfaZ family outer membrane protein, encoding MLKKLGLLSVSVAAAFAMHGVDININDKDLEVGAHLDMGQFNDTVEPNTVFLGARYLKGNEDHGDFTKNDHAYYELNFLMKKEVSNSGLSLGLGVKANYTQAKIGTSTRDFTSIPLGVEAGYRLPIDTTVPLYLGGSVYYAPEVLCMNDAKNFLEYRVNFDVEIIQNGRITLGYRSLDTNYDISGTTVDKNYNRSAYVGFKFQF
- the rfaE1 gene encoding D-glycero-beta-D-manno-heptose-7-phosphate kinase, producing the protein MEILKSAKPNILVIGDLMLDHYLWGSCERISPEAPVQVVDIAKETTVLGGAGNVINNLVTLGANVSVSSVIGDDSNGKELTAMLQSIGVKTDDLVLQTGRKTSKKSRVIAVSQQVLRYDKESKDAIDERSTSKILASLEKSISLYDAIILSDYGKGVLTSSLCQGVIKIAREMGKKVLVDPKGSDYAKYKGAYLLTPNKKEAALATKIDINSDEALKDALLKLKNECELNISMITLSEDGIAIFDDSVKKFPTVAKEVYDVTGAGDTVIASIAYSLSAGKTIGESCKFANLAAGVVVGKIGSATVTLDEIEEYEAALHKSSSDAHIKSFEDIDKIVSRCKMNGKKIVFTNGCFDILHVGHVKYLQVAKSFGDVLIVGLNSDESVRRLKGESRPVNMAEDRAYILAALEAVDYVVPFTEDTPYELIKMISPDVLVKGGDYEGKDVVGTEFAGELRLVDFVDGKSTTKTIQKIQGKLC
- the rfaD gene encoding ADP-glyceromanno-heptose 6-epimerase encodes the protein MRYIDDELTNKTILITGGAGFIGSNLAFYFQNNHPDAKVVVLDSFRSGETLSNGNLKSFGHFKNLIGFTGEVISGDINDKELLKDLEKNYKFDYIFHEAAISDTTALEQDLMIKTNVNAYKDLLDLAVAHNANMIYASSAATYGDAASPQRVGREAPQNVYGFSKLSMDYLSREYMAKTNISIVGLRYFNVYGPREYFKNTTASMVLQFGHQILAGKNPRLFEGSDKILRDFIFIEDIIQANIKAMQPKKSGIYNVGTGKARSFQDIVDILQRELGTALECEYIPNPFVGRYQFHTEADIEETREGLGYEPAYEMEDGIKAYISEIERLYQTEVKK
- a CDS encoding c-type cytochrome — translated: MKKIVTASVIAAAVASTLMAAAVDPAKCAGCHGASFEKKALGQSKIVKDMTHAEITKALKGYRDVPGFGHSPAKGAMAGQAKAYTDAELEAFAKTIGK
- a CDS encoding c-type cytochrome, whose protein sequence is MNKAIFLLVSVSISMFAEDGASIYAQNCQNCHGDDGKKAALNKAAPIAGWDKAKTIEALNGYKDGSRNTTGLGKIMTPKVKTLTDEQISAVSEYIATLK